From the Inediibacterium massiliense genome, the window TAATAAAATGGTAGAATATGTATTAGATATTTTAAGCTTTGACATGATGGTGTTTGATGAAATAAAGCTTAATCTTTCAGAAAATCTACCAAATGTATTATGTAATAAAATAGAGATTAGCCAAGTGATTATGAATATTCTTAAAAATTCCATCTACGAAATAAATAAGAAGAAGAAACTTTTGGAAGAAGGACAAAAAAATATTAATATTTTAAAAATAGATACATATAAAGAAAATGAATATTTAGTTTGTGAAATATCAGATAATGGAATAGGATTTTCTGATGAAGTACAAAACAAATTATTTGAACCTTTCTTTAGCACAAAAGGATTAGAAGAAGGAACGGGGTTAGGACTTGCTATAGCTTATGATATTATTACTAATAAGCATAAGGGAGAAATACAAGCTAGTGAAAGTGAATGGAATGGTGCTAAATTTACTATCAAATTACCGTTATAAAAAAACAAGTGAATTGTCATTTGTTTAAGCTTGTAGACAAAGTCATAAAAACGTCACTAAATTTTCAAATTTGGAAAATATAAAGAAACGATCGAAAATAGCATTACAAACTCGCTATGCTCAAACAGTGTAATGCTAAGCATTTTCTCACTTGTTCTATATTTTCACAAATTCTCAATAAATGTTCCTCATTTTATGACTTTGCTAAAATATAGTTTGGCTTTAGTACAAAAAAACAAGTGAATTGTCACTTGTTTTTATTTATTCATTAGGGAACTATATAAATGAACAAATTGTGGATAATTTTAGAAAGTTAGATTTTCATCAAATTTTAAGCAACGGAAATCTTGAAGGTAATGAAAAGATTTCGTTGGCGCCATGAGCAATTCCGATAGGAATATGCGAATTTTTTTATAGGATTATACAAATCTAAGAATGAAATAATTGATGATTGTAAACAAACTTAACCCTAAAAGATTATAGATGCTAAATTTGAGCATATATTTTTTAGAATTTTGTGGGTGCTCCTGAATAAATAATTTAAAGGAAATCACACTTGCTAAAGATGCCACAAGGGTTCCTAATCCACCTATATTGACTCCTAATAATAATGCTTTCCAGTCATTTGTAAAACCAGATAAAAGTATACAAGCAGGTACATTACTAATCAATTGACTAAGTCCTATGGAAATAAAATAAGTGTGAATAGGACTATTTAAATGTTTAGTCATATAAACATGAACTTGATTCATATGAGAGATATTTCCTATAAAAATAAAAAAGCATACAAAAGTAAGTAATAACAAATAATCAATTTTAAAAAGCAAAGTTTGATCAAGAAATAATATCATCAAAATTGTAAGGATCAAAGCAAATTTATAATTGATTGTTCCAAGGATGGATAAAATAATAATAAAAAACAATACCATCCATAAAATAGATTTTCCTTTATTTTTTATTTGTATAGAATCTAATTTTACATTCAAATCTATAGAATCTAATCTGCTGTTTAAAACATACAACCAAAAACCACCTAATATAACGAAAAAGATTACAGATTGAAAAAATTGTACTGATGTCAAGTGATAATGGGAAAATATAAATAAATTTTGAGGATTTCCCATAGGGGTCAGACTACTTCCAATATTAGCAGCTAGAGTTTGCAAAATAATCGTATCTAACATTAAAAGATTACTTTTTTTACCAATAATCAAAGTTAGAGGAACAAATGTAATAAGTGCTACATCATTGGTTAGAAGCATTGAACTAAAAAAACATAATCCTATTAAACACAGAGAAATCTTATTCGTATTACTACATCTATTTAAAAGGGAAATTGCAAATTGATCTAAAATTTTTAGGTCTTCAAAAGCTCTCACTGCGATCATAAGATTGAATAAGCTAAATAATACTTTAAAATCAATATAATCAAGCTTTGGGGTATACATAAAGGAAGTGATAAGAGCTAATACAAAAGAAATGGTAAAGACCATATCTTTTTTGAATAAAGCAATTATAGGGTTTGAACTTTTTGGGTTTACTTTCTTTGCAGATATAATCATAATTATTCTCCATAAAATTATTTTTGTCTAACTTTATTGTAATGATTTTTGAAGTTTTGACAAGATAAAAATAAAAAGAAAGGCAAAAGAAAGGGACGGTTAACAACTATTCTCCATATATAAATAGCTTGAGAGTGAATTTAAGGTTGGTATGAAGGAAATTCATCATTTAAATAGAATACCATCATTAGGAGGGGATGAGTATGAAAAAATCACATAAAAAGATACTATCTATGATTATATATGTGGTGCTTTCTATATTGATTATGCATTATGGAAGGATCACGACAGATGGATATAGAGATTTAAAATGTAGGATGTATTATGATTTTGAATGTTTTGGAATAGAGTTAGAACATTTTAATAATGAACTGTCAAAAATACTTGTTTTAAAAGATTTCAATGATAATAAAGAAAAAGTATATATAAATGAAAATAGTGCAATAAATTTTTATAGATCTAATTATAGAGCTTCAGATATGGGAGAGGGAAAGGGAGTTTATGATTATGATTTTATGTATCGAAATATAAATGATGTAATACATCAGATATTTTCTGATGGCATGATCACTCCATCAGAAGAAAAATATTTACAAAGTCTATACAATTATACAGATGCTTTGATTCATGAGTATAGAAAAATTGTAGGGGACGCACCTGAAGGTTATGACTATAAAAAAACAAGAAAATTAGAAAGTGACATAGTAGATATATACAATAACTATTCTAAAAAGGCAGAAGATCTACTATACAGTAAAAAATACAGTTTTTTGAAGGAATATGAAGGGGATTTTAAAGATTATGATTTTCAAAAGGCAAAAAAGTATTGTGAAAAAGTTTTTTTAATCGTAGCACCAGACCAAATTTTAAAATATGATAATAAGGATGAAATAAATAATAAAGAATATATATTTAAAGCATATAAAGATCGGTCTACTGCAAAGGATAAAGAGTCTAATGTAGATTATGAGGTAAGCTACAATAAAATCACAAATAAGATAGTTGTAAATGCTGTAAGTTATAATATACCTTCTAAGAAGAATAAAGAAGATAAAATAGATCGTATGGCAAATGAAGTGATAAGGAAATTAAATCCAAATCTTATAAACTATGAAAGGAAAGTTCGATATGATAAAAAAAAGCTAGATCGTATTACTTATGGCTATATAGAAAAAATAAATGGAGTTTATGATGAAACAAAAAAAGTAAAAATGGTGATAGAAGGTCATGGACTTATAAGTAAATTTGAAATATTTTATCCTAATGATGAAAATATAAAGATGCCAACTATAAAAAAAGAAGAAGTTTTATCAAAAATCAATCCAAAAGCAAAAATAAAAGATTGTCATATAAGAAGAAATATAGAAGGTAGGGTAGAATATGTAGTTCATTTAGAATATAAAGGTACTTTATACGAAGTGATATTTGATGGAGAAGAGGGAACACTAAAAAGTTATGACCGAAATATTCAGGTAAAATATACAAACTCAAAGGATTTGATCAAAGCAGAATCCAATGAAATCAATAAGATACAAATTGACTATAAAGATAAACAATCAAAACAAATTATAGATTCTACATCCATTGGTGAGATTGTGAATGTTTTGAAGGATATTGAATTAAGAAAAATGAGTAAAGAAGAAGAGATACCTTTTATTCAAAATACTGAGAAGTTATATTCCATAAGCTTTTTGAAAGAAAAAGAAATAGTGGGGATGGTCATGATTTTTTCAAATGGAGATATTATGTTTGGAGATACTTTAACCATGTCTAATAAAGATAGAACTCAGTCGTATATCCATAAAGAATTAGAAAAAGAAAAATTAGAAACAATATATTCTATTTTAGAAAATATCTAAAGCTCAAAATGAAATTTAATGATAGTGCTTGAGATAGGAGGTATCTAAATGGAAACTATTTTATTTGTTTTCATTAAATTCGTATGGTTTTTTGTGATGGCATGGTTGATTGGAAAGGTTGTAGACATACATAGTAGAATAGCAGGTATAGAAGAGAGACTAACAAAAATAGAATTGATTTTAGAAAAATTAAATAATATGGAGGATAGAGAAAGGAGAGAATCTTAAAGATTCAGATAGGTTAAGTTTAACTTTAATTCCTCTTATGAATAGTGTAAAAAGTAAAGCAGATCGAGCAATAGATGATATAAAATTAGCTGAAAACATTAAAGATAATGAAAATAAATTTCAATGTTTAAGCATGTTGTATGCATTGTTAGATAAATTCGGAGATGAAAATATTAAAAAAGTATTCAAAAATCTTTCACAAGAAACAATAGATATAATATCTCTAGAAATATTTGATATGAAAGATGTAAAGGATTTAGAGAAGCATTTATAGATTTTTAATTGAAATTATATCGAGATTAAAAATGAGTATTTTGAAAAAATTAATATAAAGAAAAAATCAGATACTAGGGCATCTGCTTTTTGAAGGTTTCAAATTCTAAGAGTCTAAATTTATACTATTAGTCCATAGTTCATATTCACTTAAGTCAATTTCATCATTCCAACTAATTCCATAACCATATATATCTACTTTTACTAAAGCAAATAAGGCTGGGTTTTGTAAAGGTTTGAAAGATTCACGAGAAAGCCAATTCTTCATATCATATTTTTTAGTTATTTCATTAGTAAAGGTTATTAATAAAAAATAATTGTCTATAGGTTTTACATTTTTAATCTTAGGGCAAATCATAAAATCTCTCCTATCTAAACTAGTGATTTAATGGAAATATGTAAGAGGATAATCTTTAAAATATATTTTTATTATTATTCTATAAAATCCACCGATAAATGGCATTTAAAAAAATTTCATTTATATTTATTATATCAATTCAATAATATTTATTATAGTAAAATTAGTAATGTATAGGAGTAAAAAGAGAAGAAAAAAGTATAGCTGACAATTATTACATAGATAAGCATTTAAGAATAACTTTGAAGCCTTAAATTTATGTGTTTTTTTGTTATGGCATGGTTGAGTGGAAAGGTTGCAGATATACATAGTAGAATAGCAGGTATAGAAGAGAGACTAACAAAAATAGAATTGATTCTAGAAAAATTAAATAATAAGGAATGATAATGAAATTTTAAAAAATATTTATATAGGATGAAGTAAGAAGATATTACTTTTTAGAGGATAGAGTAGTATCTTTTTTTATAATTACAAAATTATTAATGAATTTATATTGTGGAAAAAAGAGGAATATTGTCTACTGTATAGAAATTATTTAATGAATTAATTCATTAGTAGTTTAGAAAGGATGTTTTTTATGCAATCTACTTATACAGGAAGAAATGTCCCATTACTTCCTAGACTAAGAGAAAATATAGGTAGGGCTAAACGTATGGATTTTATTATTTCATTTATTAGAGATTCAGGAATAAAACTTCTAGTAAATGATTTTAAAAAAGCTATAGATAGAGGAGCAAAACTTAGATTATTAACAAGTACATATTTGAATGTGACAGAACCTAACGCTTTGTATAGATTAAAGAGTGAATTAGAAGATAAAATAGAAATCAAAATATATGATGGAGATGCTATTTCATTTCATCCTAAAACATATATTTTTCAATATGAGAATAATGAAGGAGAAATTGTTATTGGATCATCCAATATATCAAAAGCTGCTTTATTGGATGGTATAGAATGGAATTATGTATTTTCAAAAGAAGTATTTCCAAAAGATTACGATATATTTCAAAATGAATTTAATGAACTATATGAAAAAAATAGTTTTGAATTGAGTTTGAAGTGGCTTAGAAAATATGAAAAAAATTATAGAAGAATGATTTTCACACCTAGAAAGATAAGAAAAACACCTATTAAAGAAATAGAACCTATAAAATTCCAAATACCTGCCCTTTATGAGTTAAGTAAAACAAGAGAAGAAGGATATAATAAAGCAATGGTAATTGTTGCTACAGGACTTGGAAAAACTTATCTTTCAGCTTTCGATACATTGAATTTTGATAAAGTTTTGTTTGTTGCGCATAGAGATGAAATATTAAAACAAGCTATGGATACCTTTAAAAGAGTATATCAAAATAAAGCAATGGGATTTTTTAATGCCAAAGAAAAGGAAACGAATAAAGAAATTATCTTTGCAAGTATTCAAACTTTAGGGAAAAAAGAATACTTAAATGAAGAGTATTTTTCTAAAGACTATTTTGATTATATTGTGATTGATGAATTTCATCATGCGGGAGCGAAATCTTATGAAAATTTGATAGAGTATTTCATGCCAAAGTTTTTATTAGGACTTACAGCTACTCCTGATAGAATGGATAATAAAGATATTTATAAAATTTGCGATTATAATATAGCTTATGAATGTAATTTCAAGGTAGGTATTAATAATGGATGGTTAGTACCTTTTGAATATTATGGTATTTATGATGATGTGGATTATGAAATGATTCCTTGGAGAAGTGGTAAATACGATATAAAAATTTTAGAAAATAAATTAATTACAGATAAAAGAACAAATGAAATTTTAAAGAAGTATAAAAACTTTCAAACAAAAAGAACAATAGGTTTTTGTGTTGGTATTCAACATTGTAAATTCATGGAAAAATATTTTAAA encodes:
- a CDS encoding DUF2442 domain-containing protein; this translates as MICPKIKNVKPIDNYFLLITFTNEITKKYDMKNWLSRESFKPLQNPALFALVKVDIYGYGISWNDEIDLSEYELWTNSINLDS
- a CDS encoding DEAD/DEAH box helicase family protein, with the protein product MQSTYTGRNVPLLPRLRENIGRAKRMDFIISFIRDSGIKLLVNDFKKAIDRGAKLRLLTSTYLNVTEPNALYRLKSELEDKIEIKIYDGDAISFHPKTYIFQYENNEGEIVIGSSNISKAALLDGIEWNYVFSKEVFPKDYDIFQNEFNELYEKNSFELSLKWLRKYEKNYRRMIFTPRKIRKTPIKEIEPIKFQIPALYELSKTREEGYNKAMVIVATGLGKTYLSAFDTLNFDKVLFVAHRDEILKQAMDTFKRVYQNKAMGFFNAKEKETNKEIIFASIQTLGKKEYLNEEYFSKDYFDYIVIDEFHHAGAKSYENLIEYFMPKFLLGLTATPDRMDNKDIYKICDYNIAYECNFKVGINNGWLVPFEYYGIYDDVDYEMIPWRSGKYDIKILENKLITDKRTNEILKKYKNFQTKRTIGFCVGIQHCKFMEKYFKEHNITAKAIHSETHNRQRIIEEFKNGKIEVLFVVDIFNEGVDIPNIDMVMFLRPTESYTIFIQQLGRGLRTCEGKEKLIVLDFVGNYKGSNLKPNYLTGNYSVKNPNEKRILPTDEDFILPDGCKVNFDLKLIDYFKEINDKKEPLKEKLIKEYGRIKEVLNKVPSMMDMYENSNYPVHIYLKTFQSWYKFLEEMKDLTEVQKKWKNTPVEEFLEEIEKTAMSKSYKIPTLLSFIEETRLQTAVSVNDIGENFKIFYNDDLHGKDLNNKNHKEWKNWDTKKFTSLAVKNPIKFLSSGKSEKFFNYDKEQQIFSLVETLHEYIDLYNEELIIEIKDRLNYRNANYFHRKYMED
- a CDS encoding SLC13 family permease yields the protein MIISAKKVNPKSSNPIIALFKKDMVFTISFVLALITSFMYTPKLDYIDFKVLFSLFNLMIAVRAFEDLKILDQFAISLLNRCSNTNKISLCLIGLCFFSSMLLTNDVALITFVPLTLIIGKKSNLLMLDTIILQTLAANIGSSLTPMGNPQNLFIFSHYHLTSVQFFQSVIFFVILGGFWLYVLNSRLDSIDLNVKLDSIQIKNKGKSILWMVLFFIIILSILGTINYKFALILTILMILFLDQTLLFKIDYLLLLTFVCFFIFIGNISHMNQVHVYMTKHLNSPIHTYFISIGLSQLISNVPACILLSGFTNDWKALLLGVNIGGLGTLVASLASVISFKLFIQEHPQNSKKYMLKFSIYNLLGLSLFTIINYFILRFV